One Macrobrachium rosenbergii isolate ZJJX-2024 chromosome 10, ASM4041242v1, whole genome shotgun sequence DNA window includes the following coding sequences:
- the LOC136842362 gene encoding very long chain fatty acid elongase 7-like: MMCYFYGNMSVAEHLPKDPRQAAWLVSKSPLPTLAMCLAYLAVVTWVGPKYMRNRQPIRGLRAAMMIYNAFQVVFNFWIFYGAAANGWLTTYSLFCEPCSFSSQSESAVRFLHVSYWYYISKLVDFIDTIFFVVHKKYDHISLLHVSHHALMPVSTWFGLRYQPGGHATFMGFLNSFVHVVMYSYYLLAAMGPRIRPYLWWKKYITTIQMVQFVAMFIHSFVPVIFLECNVPPELSRWVGAMALVFQILFTDYYVKAYQKKGLPFEMCKLHSDLPQSQSPNGYRSYGVVQDPGPQTGAIRKGSVVSDCGVSEPPPLDGTLLRRSVTVETVS, translated from the exons ATGATGTGCTACTTCTACGGCAACATGTCCGTGGCTGAACATTTGCCCAAGGACCCTAGACAAGCGGCGTGGCTCGTCTCGAAATCACCGCTGCCAACCCTGGCGATGTGTCTCGCGTACTTAGCCGTCGTCACGTGGGTAGGGCCGAAATACATGAGGAACCGACAGCCAATCAGGGGCCTCAGGGCTGCCATGATGATCTACAATGCCTTTCAGGTTGTCTTCAATTTCTGGATTTTCTACGGG gcTGCAGCTAACGGGTGGTTGACCACATACTCCCTCTTCTGCGAACCTTGCAGTTTCTCCAGCCAGTCAGAATCCGCCGTCAGG TTCCTGCACGTGTCCTACTGGTACTACATATCCAAATTGGTCGACTTCATCGACACC atATTCTTCGTGGTGCACAAAAAGTATGACCACATCTCACTCCTTCACGTCAGTCACCACGCTCTGATGCCAGTTAGCACCTGGTTTGGGCTTCGATACCAGCCTG GTGGCCACGCTACCTTCATGGGCTTCTTGAACTCATTCGTGCACGTCGTCATGTATTCGTACTACCTCCTGGCAGCCATGGGACCACGAATCCGTCCATATCTCTGGTGGAAGAAGTACATCACTACCATTCAGATGGTGCAGTTCGTCGCGATGTTCATACACTCCTTTGTG CCTGTGATCTTCCTGGAGTGCAACGTGCCCCCCGAGCTCTCCCGCTGGGTGGGAGCTATGGCCCTCGTCTTTCAGATCCTCTTCACGGACTACTACGTCAAAGCCTACCAGAAAAAGGGACTTCCTTTCGAG ATGTGCAAGCTCCACTCTGACCTTCCCCAGAGCCAATCGCCCAACGGTTACAGATCCTACGGAGTAGTCCAGGACCCGGGCCCTCAGACGGGTGCCATTAGGAAGGGAAGCGTCGTCTCTGACTGCGGCGTCAGCGAACCTCCGCCGCTAGATGGCACCCTGCTTAGGAGATCAGTTACTGTGGAGACCGTTTCTTGA